The Snodgrassella alvi wkB2 genome window below encodes:
- a CDS encoding peptidylprolyl isomerase, protein MKKSIPWLAGLSIMAAGLAFADAPKIDSQRINVMLKQIERQMQTQPDAPAPDKAEIQKEITLRLQSAEILKAEAIKAGLDKQPDTQAAWQNVQAQFYAAQYVDYLAAKTEINDSDLRRQYEQVSQEINLLPIVFPSKEAAEEGLTKLKKGLAYETLYKQVNPEAPASNWMNPQQLPPEFAQLASQLKNGQISPNVINIDGHFFLLKVAGMRQAPNAPAFNQIKEQLREQAKQQKVQEQINQLLQKNGISLNDQ, encoded by the coding sequence ATGAAAAAAAGCATTCCTTGGCTGGCCGGGCTGAGTATCATGGCGGCCGGGCTCGCTTTTGCTGATGCACCCAAAATTGACAGCCAGCGTATTAACGTTATGCTGAAACAGATTGAGCGTCAGATGCAGACTCAGCCAGATGCTCCGGCACCGGATAAGGCAGAAATTCAGAAAGAAATCACCTTGCGCCTGCAATCAGCTGAAATATTAAAAGCTGAAGCTATTAAGGCGGGGCTCGATAAACAACCTGATACTCAGGCTGCATGGCAAAATGTACAGGCACAATTTTATGCTGCCCAGTATGTGGATTATCTGGCTGCCAAAACTGAAATCAACGACAGTGATTTGCGCCGGCAATATGAACAAGTGAGTCAGGAAATCAATTTACTGCCAATTGTTTTTCCAAGCAAAGAAGCGGCTGAAGAAGGCTTAACTAAACTGAAAAAAGGTTTGGCTTACGAAACCCTGTACAAACAGGTTAATCCGGAAGCTCCTGCCAGCAACTGGATGAACCCGCAACAGTTACCGCCTGAATTTGCTCAGTTAGCTTCTCAGCTGAAAAATGGTCAGATATCACCTAATGTCATCAACATTGATGGTCATTTTTTTCTGCTGAAAGTAGCCGGTATGCGTCAGGCTCCTAACGCACCTGCATTTAATCAGATTAAAGAGCAATTGCGTGAACAGGCCAAACAGCAAAAGGTACAGGAACAAATTAATCAGCTTTTACAAAAAAATGGTATTAGTCTGAATGATCAATAA
- a CDS encoding GNAT family N-acetyltransferase: MWCIKKFNEISSHDFFHIARLRIDTFIVEQQRIYPELDDWDLQAKHVYYQRDGQILAYARMFLAGVHFTFGRFVIHPTVRGTGLGDQLVKLILHYAKNHYAEYPVKIEADRRVLKFYQRHDFQIQGTPYISNGIPYVQMLYQPKKTTG; encoded by the coding sequence ATGTGGTGTATCAAAAAATTTAATGAAATTTCATCACACGATTTTTTTCATATTGCTCGCTTGCGTATCGATACTTTCATAGTAGAACAACAACGTATTTATCCTGAGCTGGATGATTGGGATTTGCAGGCTAAACATGTTTATTATCAGCGGGACGGGCAGATACTGGCATATGCACGAATGTTTCTGGCTGGTGTTCACTTTACCTTTGGCCGGTTTGTGATACATCCAACGGTACGCGGTACCGGATTGGGTGATCAGCTGGTTAAGCTCATTCTGCATTACGCAAAAAATCATTATGCTGAATATCCGGTTAAAATTGAGGCTGACCGGCGAGTACTTAAATTTTATCAGCGGCATGATTTTCAGATACAGGGAACGCCCTATATTTCTAATGGAATCCCTTACGTACAAATGCTGTATCAGCCAAAAAAAACAACGGGCTGA
- a CDS encoding YceI family protein, giving the protein MNKLASILMAALLGITVPAVAANYKIDPLHANARFTLDHFATSSNVGGFYNLNGELQYDAGAKTGSVDITIPLSTLDTGRSEFTKHLQSEAFFNAAKYPNLRFSSQDWIFDKQGKVRALRGQLTMVGRTHPVTLRATKFNCYNSPMTQSQVCGGDFEAIIDRSQWGIDEYLTAMPASRYVKINIQIEAARQ; this is encoded by the coding sequence ATGAATAAATTGGCCAGTATTTTGATGGCAGCGTTGCTGGGAATAACCGTGCCGGCTGTAGCTGCAAATTATAAAATCGATCCTTTGCATGCCAATGCCCGTTTTACACTTGATCACTTTGCAACCTCCAGTAATGTGGGTGGTTTTTATAATCTTAATGGTGAACTTCAATATGATGCTGGTGCGAAAACTGGTTCTGTAGATATAACTATCCCGCTTAGTACTCTGGATACTGGCCGCAGTGAGTTCACGAAACACCTGCAAAGCGAAGCTTTTTTCAATGCGGCAAAGTATCCGAATCTGCGTTTTTCTTCACAGGACTGGATTTTTGATAAACAAGGCAAGGTCAGAGCATTACGCGGCCAGCTGACTATGGTCGGACGAACTCATCCTGTGACATTACGGGCAACTAAATTTAATTGTTATAATAGCCCTATGACTCAATCGCAGGTGTGCGGCGGTGATTTTGAGGCTATTATTGATCGCTCACAATGGGGGATCGATGAATATCTGACGGCCATGCCAGCCAGCCGGTATGTTAAAATTAATATTCAGATTGAAGCAGCCAGACAGTAA
- the rlmD gene encoding 23S rRNA (uracil(1939)-C(5))-methyltransferase RlmD, whose amino-acid sequence MEQRFTAQITDWNQEGRGVARVDGKAVFIDEALPGELVEWQPVRIKKSYTEGRISRILMPANARVQPPCDYYAHCGGCNSQHIEFTAQVALKQRAWLSQMRRLGKVLPDELMPPVYGLAWHYRQRVRLRAVYDKGRLKLGFQARQSHAIIDIDYCLVLPEVVSKALKPIKLFLQNWSANTVKGIMLHQGNDAIALTIQTDVLNQPKRMQIDGLLQQLQQQSGYVWQCWLQKGNKTTLISSSATAILAYRLPEYQIEIPYQPEDFTQVNHVTNALMVQRAIQWLQPCAGERIIDWFCGLGNFSLPIARMQAEVLGIEGVAAMCQRAARNVRHNGLAKLVRFQQADLFAMSTQRLRELGYAHKWLLDPPRAGAQALIQSLNEIEERLLPRRIVYISCDPATLARDAGLLVKRGYRYRAGGIMNLFAQTAHVESIAVFDW is encoded by the coding sequence TTGGAACAACGATTTACAGCACAAATTACAGACTGGAATCAGGAAGGGCGCGGCGTTGCCCGGGTAGACGGTAAGGCGGTATTTATTGATGAGGCATTACCGGGTGAATTAGTAGAATGGCAGCCGGTGCGGATAAAAAAATCCTATACTGAAGGTAGAATTAGCCGAATACTGATGCCGGCTAATGCTCGTGTACAACCGCCTTGTGATTATTATGCTCATTGTGGCGGTTGTAACAGCCAGCATATTGAGTTTACTGCTCAGGTGGCACTAAAACAGCGTGCATGGCTAAGTCAGATGCGGCGTCTGGGTAAGGTTCTGCCTGATGAACTGATGCCGCCTGTTTATGGTTTAGCATGGCATTATCGCCAACGAGTGCGATTACGTGCAGTCTATGATAAAGGCCGGTTAAAGCTGGGTTTTCAGGCCAGACAAAGCCATGCAATTATAGATATTGATTATTGTCTGGTATTACCTGAGGTAGTGTCGAAAGCTTTAAAACCAATTAAGCTGTTTTTACAAAACTGGTCTGCAAATACGGTTAAGGGCATTATGCTGCATCAGGGTAATGATGCTATTGCACTCACTATACAGACTGATGTGTTAAACCAGCCCAAGCGTATGCAGATTGATGGTCTGCTGCAACAGTTACAGCAGCAAAGCGGTTATGTGTGGCAGTGCTGGTTACAAAAAGGTAATAAAACCACTTTAATATCTTCATCTGCGACTGCGATTCTTGCTTATCGTCTGCCTGAATATCAAATTGAGATTCCATATCAGCCTGAAGATTTTACTCAGGTTAATCATGTGACTAATGCGCTTATGGTACAGCGGGCAATACAATGGTTGCAGCCATGTGCCGGCGAGCGGATTATTGACTGGTTTTGTGGTTTAGGGAATTTTAGTTTACCGATTGCACGGATGCAGGCAGAGGTGCTGGGTATTGAGGGTGTTGCTGCCATGTGTCAGCGTGCTGCGCGTAATGTCAGGCATAATGGTTTGGCCAAACTTGTACGTTTTCAGCAGGCTGATCTTTTTGCTATGAGTACGCAGCGTCTGCGTGAGCTGGGTTATGCGCATAAATGGTTGCTTGATCCGCCACGTGCAGGTGCTCAGGCATTGATACAGTCTTTAAATGAAATTGAAGAGCGGCTGTTACCACGCCGGATAGTTTATATTTCCTGCGATCCGGCTACTCTGGCACGAGACGCAGGTTTACTCGTTAAGCGCGGTTACCGTTATCGCGCCGGCGGTATTATGAATCTGTTTGCGCAAACAGCACATGTGGAGTCGATCGCTGTATTTGACTGGTAA
- a CDS encoding L,D-transpeptidase: MLKPILYAVATTLISTGAYAAIPMPDYAVPSQGQQVILNVPQLRLFLFQDGKLIKTYPITVGKASTQTPLGEYKIGAKVNKPTWSVPLSIQKEMAASGKAVQKSVPPGPNNPLGPVFVRLGEPRLGLGIHGTNVPSSVPGVRSHGCVRLRSPNALDFAATVQSGADAAVIYQQVSVNTDEQNDIWIAVYRDPYNKRNLNRKLLNQSISSWAEQHQLRVDQQRLNNALGKPANTLICLTCSTGKTKVSGNLSSLQWTSGKGETVEFKNVNPDNINSKQEITPESSSIEVDEDTDETPKQQNITPLHPTTTPAKKQPTSVKKVPITTIPASSDEGFDSLM, from the coding sequence ATGTTAAAACCAATACTTTATGCAGTGGCCACTACCCTTATCTCCACAGGTGCATATGCTGCCATTCCCATGCCTGACTACGCAGTACCCAGTCAGGGACAGCAAGTTATCCTGAATGTTCCGCAATTGCGGCTATTTCTGTTTCAGGACGGAAAATTAATTAAAACTTATCCCATAACTGTAGGTAAAGCCAGCACACAAACACCGCTGGGTGAATACAAAATTGGTGCCAAAGTAAACAAGCCTACCTGGAGTGTTCCGCTTAGTATCCAGAAAGAAATGGCAGCCAGCGGTAAAGCTGTACAGAAATCTGTACCACCCGGCCCGAATAACCCACTTGGTCCCGTATTTGTCCGTCTTGGTGAACCGCGGCTGGGGCTTGGCATTCATGGTACCAATGTACCCAGTAGTGTGCCCGGGGTACGCAGCCATGGCTGTGTGCGTTTACGCAGCCCGAATGCACTGGATTTTGCCGCAACAGTACAAAGCGGTGCTGATGCTGCCGTCATTTACCAGCAGGTATCAGTTAACACAGATGAACAAAATGATATCTGGATTGCCGTTTATCGCGATCCTTATAATAAACGAAATCTGAACAGAAAGCTCTTAAACCAGAGTATCAGTTCATGGGCAGAACAGCATCAGCTTCGGGTTGACCAGCAACGTTTAAACAATGCTCTGGGCAAACCGGCCAATACTTTGATTTGTCTTACCTGCAGTACTGGCAAAACCAAAGTTAGCGGCAATCTGAGCTCACTACAGTGGACAAGCGGTAAAGGTGAAACTGTAGAATTCAAAAACGTTAATCCAGACAATATCAATTCTAAACAGGAAATCACACCGGAAAGCAGTAGTATTGAAGTAGATGAGGACACGGACGAAACACCTAAGCAACAAAATATTACTCCGTTACATCCAACCACCACACCTGCAAAAAAACAACCCACATCAGTAAAGAAGGTTCCAATTACAACCATTCCTGCCTCATCCGATGAGGGTTTTGATTCTCTGATGTAA
- a CDS encoding GIY-YIG nuclease family protein, with product MSASVLNALPPLPQTDADWAVYFLYCANDTFYCGITNRPLKRWQAHYAGKGARYTRMYPPLEMRLICRNITKAAAARCEYRLKRLKSSDKAVLWQLLENYLP from the coding sequence TTGTCTGCATCTGTTCTGAATGCATTACCCCCCTTACCTCAGACAGATGCTGATTGGGCTGTCTATTTTTTATACTGTGCTAATGATACATTTTATTGCGGGATAACTAATCGGCCGTTAAAGCGCTGGCAGGCGCATTATGCGGGTAAGGGGGCAAGATATACACGCATGTATCCGCCACTTGAGATGCGTCTGATTTGCCGGAACATTACTAAAGCCGCTGCAGCACGATGTGAATATCGGCTGAAGCGGCTTAAATCTTCAGACAAGGCAGTTTTATGGCAATTGCTGGAAAATTATCTTCCTTAA
- the dnaE gene encoding DNA polymerase III subunit alpha, translated as MSKNFSYVPLRLHTEFSIEDGIVRIKEAVKRASALGIPALGISDLMNVFGMVKFYKACRNAGIKPIMAVDVRLENPEQPDKPFRLMLVVKNHAGYLRLNELLTNAYVGEDRNPHQAIVRQQWLAEGDNTGLICLSGAQYGEIGQALLSQKPEQAAQALIKYRQWFGDGFYLEVQRLPERPEWEAVVAGSVALAAEHQIAVVATHPVQFMDTDDFQAHEARVCIASGYVLADKRRPHDFVPSQYFVTPEEMAARFADIPEALSNTVAIAQRCNLTLTLGKNYLPLFPTPEGMTLDDLLVQLSNEGLRERMSFLYPDETERAQKMPEYQQRLDYELGIIIQMQFPGYFLIVQDFINWAKQNGCPVGPGRGSGAGSLVAYSLKITDLDPLRYNLLFERFLNPERVSMPDFDIDFCQENRGRVIQYVRHKYGVPAVSQIVTFGTMSSKSVVRDVGRVLDLPFGLCDRLSKLIPVEANKPLSLTKAMEAEPQIRQLLQEEEAEELMTLALKLEDLTRGLGMHAGGVLMAPGKIADFCPIYQASGDDASPVSMFDKDDVEQIGLVKFDFLGLRNLTIIEMTQKFILETTGQKVDVNHIPLDDAETYASIFARGNTTAVFQFESVGMKKMLVTARPTKFEEIIAFVALYRPGPMDLIPDFIRRMHGEEKVEYLHPNLEPVLNSTYGVMVYQEQVMQAAQVCGGYTLGGADLLRRAMGKKKVEEMVKHRAIFEAGAAEKGIDKQTANEIFNYMEKFAGYGFNKSHAAAYALVSYQTAWLKCHYLAEYLAGTMSSELTNTDQLKIFVDDGIENGITFLPPSINESFYRFTPNNKKQIRYALGAIKGTGEGAVEAIVRARETGGAFTDLFDFCQRVDRQHLNRRTIEALVRAGAFDELNPNRAQLLANIGLAMENAEQVAANANQGGLFDMVEDAIEPLQMEKVAPWSLAVKLAEEKQAMGFYFSGHPFEPYADKVRALVSSKLATLKPSNNKQKVAGFVTGVRYIMGKRGKFAVVQLEDGTAKQEVVVAGQALEEYGASLKADQVLIMECKVAVDEYNGGDGLRITADDAFTLAQASARYARSLHLHITADTPVGQLARLLEPYREQQAHVPLKFCCRHQQAYGELRADRNWLIKPEATLFDELYTLLGDEAVQVSF; from the coding sequence ATGTCCAAAAATTTTTCCTATGTTCCATTGCGTCTGCATACTGAATTTTCTATTGAAGACGGTATTGTACGGATTAAAGAGGCAGTTAAAAGAGCCAGTGCTTTGGGAATACCTGCATTAGGTATCAGCGACCTGATGAATGTATTTGGCATGGTGAAATTTTATAAGGCATGCCGTAATGCGGGAATCAAGCCGATTATGGCGGTAGATGTGCGTCTGGAGAATCCGGAACAGCCGGATAAGCCTTTTCGCCTGATGCTTGTGGTTAAAAATCATGCAGGTTATTTGCGTCTGAATGAGTTACTGACAAATGCTTATGTGGGTGAAGACCGCAATCCGCATCAGGCAATAGTACGTCAGCAGTGGCTGGCAGAAGGAGACAATACTGGCTTAATCTGTTTATCTGGAGCACAGTATGGTGAAATTGGTCAGGCTTTACTGTCACAGAAACCTGAGCAGGCTGCACAAGCTTTAATTAAATACCGGCAATGGTTTGGTGATGGTTTTTATCTGGAAGTGCAGCGTTTGCCTGAGCGGCCGGAATGGGAAGCAGTGGTAGCGGGTAGTGTGGCACTGGCGGCTGAGCATCAGATAGCCGTGGTGGCAACCCATCCGGTACAGTTTATGGATACTGATGATTTTCAGGCACATGAAGCTCGGGTCTGCATTGCCAGCGGATATGTACTGGCTGATAAACGCCGTCCGCATGATTTTGTGCCCAGTCAGTATTTTGTTACGCCTGAAGAGATGGCGGCACGTTTTGCCGACATACCTGAAGCTTTATCCAATACAGTTGCTATAGCTCAACGCTGTAATCTGACGCTGACACTGGGGAAAAACTATTTGCCGCTTTTTCCGACACCGGAAGGGATGACGCTGGACGATCTGTTGGTTCAGCTGAGTAATGAAGGATTACGTGAGCGCATGTCATTTCTGTATCCGGATGAAACTGAACGAGCACAGAAAATGCCGGAATATCAGCAGCGACTGGATTATGAGCTGGGAATTATTATTCAGATGCAGTTTCCCGGTTATTTTCTGATTGTGCAGGACTTTATTAACTGGGCTAAGCAAAATGGCTGTCCGGTAGGTCCGGGACGTGGTTCTGGTGCCGGTTCGCTAGTAGCGTATTCATTGAAAATTACTGATTTGGATCCGTTGCGTTATAACCTGCTGTTCGAACGTTTTCTGAACCCGGAACGGGTATCAATGCCGGACTTCGATATTGACTTTTGTCAGGAAAACCGTGGTCGGGTTATTCAGTATGTACGCCATAAATATGGTGTGCCTGCGGTAAGTCAGATTGTTACTTTCGGTACGATGTCGTCGAAATCTGTGGTACGCGATGTCGGGCGTGTGCTGGATTTACCGTTTGGTTTGTGTGACCGTTTGTCTAAACTGATACCGGTTGAAGCAAATAAACCACTCAGTCTGACAAAAGCAATGGAAGCAGAACCGCAAATCCGGCAACTATTGCAGGAAGAAGAAGCTGAAGAGCTAATGACGCTGGCACTGAAACTGGAAGATCTGACGCGCGGTCTGGGTATGCACGCAGGCGGGGTGCTGATGGCTCCGGGAAAAATTGCCGATTTTTGCCCGATTTATCAGGCAAGCGGTGATGATGCGTCTCCGGTTTCGATGTTTGATAAGGATGATGTTGAGCAGATTGGTTTGGTGAAATTCGACTTTCTCGGACTGCGCAACTTAACCATCATCGAAATGACGCAAAAATTTATTCTGGAAACCACTGGTCAGAAGGTTGATGTTAATCATATTCCGCTGGACGATGCAGAGACGTATGCCAGTATTTTTGCCAGAGGTAATACAACAGCAGTATTCCAGTTTGAGTCGGTGGGTATGAAAAAGATGCTGGTGACAGCACGTCCGACCAAGTTTGAAGAAATTATTGCGTTTGTGGCTCTGTATCGTCCGGGGCCGATGGATCTGATTCCGGATTTTATCCGGCGTATGCATGGTGAGGAAAAAGTAGAGTATCTGCATCCAAATCTTGAACCGGTATTAAATTCTACTTACGGGGTGATGGTTTATCAGGAACAGGTAATGCAGGCGGCACAGGTTTGCGGCGGTTATACACTGGGTGGTGCCGATTTGCTGCGTCGTGCTATGGGTAAGAAAAAAGTTGAGGAAATGGTGAAGCATCGCGCCATTTTTGAGGCTGGTGCCGCTGAAAAAGGCATAGATAAGCAAACGGCCAATGAAATTTTCAATTATATGGAAAAGTTTGCCGGCTATGGTTTCAATAAATCGCATGCTGCAGCTTATGCTCTGGTGTCTTATCAGACTGCATGGCTCAAATGTCATTATCTGGCTGAGTATCTGGCCGGTACGATGTCCAGTGAATTGACTAATACGGATCAGCTGAAAATTTTTGTTGATGATGGTATTGAAAACGGGATTACTTTCCTGCCACCGAGTATTAATGAATCCTTTTACCGGTTTACTCCGAATAATAAAAAGCAGATTCGTTATGCACTTGGAGCAATTAAGGGAACTGGCGAAGGTGCCGTAGAGGCCATTGTACGTGCGCGCGAAACAGGTGGTGCATTTACAGATTTATTCGATTTTTGTCAGCGAGTAGATCGCCAACATCTGAATCGCCGTACGATTGAGGCTTTGGTACGCGCCGGTGCCTTTGATGAATTGAATCCGAATCGGGCTCAGTTGCTGGCCAATATCGGTCTGGCGATGGAGAATGCTGAGCAGGTGGCTGCCAATGCGAATCAGGGCGGGCTGTTTGATATGGTTGAAGATGCTATAGAGCCTTTACAAATGGAAAAGGTAGCACCATGGTCACTGGCGGTAAAGCTGGCTGAAGAGAAACAGGCAATGGGTTTTTATTTTTCCGGCCATCCGTTCGAACCATATGCTGATAAAGTACGTGCACTGGTTAGCAGCAAACTGGCAACACTGAAACCATCTAATAATAAGCAGAAAGTAGCCGGTTTTGTTACCGGTGTCCGCTATATTATGGGAAAACGCGGTAAATTTGCTGTGGTGCAGCTTGAGGATGGTACCGCTAAACAGGAAGTTGTAGTAGCGGGGCAGGCACTGGAAGAATACGGAGCCAGCCTGAAAGCAGATCAGGTATTGATTATGGAATGTAAGGTTGCTGTTGATGAATACAATGGCGGTGACGGATTACGTATCACTGCTGATGATGCATTCACGCTGGCGCAAGCCAGCGCCCGCTATGCACGCAGTCTGCATTTACACATTACTGCAGATACTCCTGTCGGACAATTGGCCAGATTACTGGAACCATACCGTGAACAGCAGGCTCATGTGCCACTGAAATTTTGCTGCCGGCATCAGCAGGCATATGGTGAATTGCGTGCGGATAGAAACTGGCTTATCAAGCCTGAGGCTACCTTATTTGATGAACTGTATACCTTGCTAGGCGATGAGGCGGTACAGGTGAGTTTCTGA
- a CDS encoding cell division protein ZapA — protein sequence MDEIQQVRVEILGRPFNIGTPRSEHETLMQAVKMLNEKITAIQSSGRIVETDKIVIMAALNLAHDLLKLTVHGNLAIGDYERKMQDMIQLCESTLTLVVK from the coding sequence ATGGATGAAATTCAACAGGTTCGTGTGGAAATTCTTGGTCGTCCTTTTAATATAGGCACGCCCAGAAGTGAACACGAAACGTTGATGCAGGCAGTAAAAATGCTGAATGAAAAAATTACTGCTATTCAGAGTTCCGGAAGAATTGTTGAAACAGATAAAATTGTAATTATGGCTGCGCTCAATCTGGCTCACGATCTGCTCAAACTGACCGTGCACGGAAACTTGGCAATTGGCGATTATGAGCGTAAAATGCAGGATATGATACAGTTGTGTGAAAGTACACTCACACTTGTGGTAAAATAA
- a CDS encoding NAD(P)H-dependent glycerol-3-phosphate dehydrogenase: MNIGVLGAGAWGTALAIHFSLHAHKVWLWTHNIRHVQQLQQERVNKRYLPDFVLPENLSAVDAFAPADLIIIATPVSALRESARKLVEAGMGKVPVIAACKGFEQQTGLLPQQVLAEVMPENNCIGVLSGPSFAQELAQQLPCAVTLASENFAWIQSLAATLNNTVLRLYANADVIGAAVGGAVKNVMAIATGIADGLHYGINARVALMTRGMAEISRLNHALGGQAATLMGLSGMGDLILTCTGSLSRNRRVGLLLAEGKSLPEALTELGHVAEGVYTVEEVCRQADSLGVDMPIANILKQLFHGRTEVQAMAEILMERSPKAE; the protein is encoded by the coding sequence ATGAATATTGGTGTGCTGGGTGCCGGAGCGTGGGGAACGGCTCTTGCCATTCACTTTTCTCTGCATGCACACAAGGTCTGGTTATGGACACACAATATCCGGCATGTGCAGCAATTACAGCAGGAGCGGGTAAACAAACGGTATTTGCCTGATTTTGTTCTGCCAGAAAATCTTTCTGCTGTTGATGCATTTGCGCCGGCAGATTTAATCATTATTGCCACACCGGTATCTGCTTTGCGGGAAAGTGCCCGGAAGCTGGTTGAGGCCGGTATGGGTAAAGTACCTGTTATTGCAGCCTGTAAAGGATTTGAACAGCAAACCGGCTTGTTACCGCAACAGGTACTGGCAGAGGTTATGCCCGAGAATAACTGCATCGGTGTGCTGTCCGGACCAAGTTTTGCACAGGAACTGGCTCAGCAGTTACCTTGTGCTGTTACGCTGGCATCGGAAAATTTTGCCTGGATTCAGTCTCTGGCGGCTACACTGAATAATACTGTTTTGCGTTTATATGCGAATGCTGATGTGATCGGGGCGGCTGTAGGCGGGGCGGTAAAGAATGTCATGGCTATTGCAACGGGGATTGCAGATGGTCTGCACTACGGGATTAATGCCAGAGTGGCATTAATGACACGGGGTATGGCAGAAATATCGCGTCTGAATCATGCTCTGGGTGGTCAGGCAGCAACGTTAATGGGCTTGTCCGGTATGGGGGATTTAATTCTTACCTGTACGGGATCGCTGTCGCGTAATCGCCGGGTAGGTTTATTGCTGGCAGAGGGTAAATCACTGCCTGAAGCATTAACTGAACTTGGACATGTCGCCGAAGGTGTATATACTGTAGAAGAGGTTTGCAGGCAGGCGGATTCACTGGGGGTAGATATGCCGATTGCCAATATCCTGAAACAGCTGTTTCATGGTCGTACTGAGGTACAGGCAATGGCAGAAATTCTGATGGAAAGATCGCCTAAAGCGGAATAA
- the fabF gene encoding beta-ketoacyl-ACP synthase II: protein MSKKRVVITGLGQVSPVGNDVTTAWQNLLAGKSGIGTITHFDASSLVCQIAGEVKNFDVTQYISAKEARRMDSFIHFGVAAAMQAIADAGLDDIPGLDKTRVGVNIGAGIGGLPAIEATARTVVEHGARKINPFFIPSSLINLISGHVTILKGYQGPSYGMVSACTTGAHSIGDSARLIKYGDADIMIAGGAEAAICELGVGGFAAMKALSTRNDDPATASRPWDKQRDGFVMGEGAGVMVLEEYEHARKRGARIYAELVGFGMSSDAYHITAPNTEGPALGVTRALKDGGLNPEDIDYVNAHGTSTPLGDVNETNALKLALGEHAKKLVVNSTKSMTGHLLGGAGGVEAVYTVMAIHTQKSPPTINIFEQDIEAGCDLDYCANEARDLPIRAAISNSFGFGGTNGSLAFKRFED, encoded by the coding sequence ATGAGTAAAAAAAGAGTAGTCATTACCGGCCTGGGTCAGGTATCTCCTGTGGGTAATGATGTAACCACAGCATGGCAAAATCTACTTGCAGGTAAAAGCGGCATTGGCACTATTACCCATTTTGATGCTTCGTCTTTAGTTTGCCAGATTGCCGGTGAAGTTAAGAATTTTGATGTAACTCAGTACATCAGCGCAAAAGAAGCACGCAGAATGGATTCGTTTATTCATTTTGGTGTAGCTGCTGCGATGCAGGCAATTGCAGATGCCGGACTGGATGATATACCGGGGCTGGATAAAACCCGGGTAGGGGTGAATATCGGTGCCGGTATCGGTGGATTACCTGCGATTGAAGCAACGGCACGGACTGTTGTGGAACACGGGGCACGTAAAATTAATCCGTTTTTCATTCCCAGTTCTCTGATTAATTTGATTTCCGGTCATGTTACTATTCTTAAAGGCTATCAGGGACCGAGCTATGGTATGGTTTCAGCCTGTACCACCGGTGCGCACAGTATTGGTGATTCAGCACGTCTGATTAAGTATGGTGATGCAGATATTATGATAGCCGGTGGGGCAGAGGCGGCTATTTGTGAGCTGGGTGTAGGTGGTTTTGCTGCAATGAAAGCATTATCAACCCGCAATGATGATCCGGCTACAGCATCCAGACCATGGGATAAACAACGTGACGGCTTTGTGATGGGTGAAGGTGCCGGGGTAATGGTGCTGGAAGAGTATGAGCATGCACGTAAACGCGGTGCCAGAATCTATGCTGAACTAGTGGGTTTTGGTATGAGTTCAGATGCATATCATATTACTGCGCCCAATACTGAGGGGCCGGCACTGGGTGTGACCCGTGCTCTGAAAGACGGTGGTTTAAACCCTGAAGATATTGATTATGTGAATGCTCATGGTACATCGACCCCGCTGGGTGATGTAAATGAAACCAATGCATTAAAACTTGCTTTGGGTGAGCATGCTAAAAAACTGGTTGTGAATTCAACTAAATCCATGACCGGCCATCTGCTGGGCGGTGCCGGCGGTGTGGAAGCGGTATATACAGTAATGGCTATTCATACCCAAAAATCTCCGCCAACAATCAATATCTTTGAACAGGATATTGAAGCGGGATGTGATCTGGATTATTGCGCCAATGAGGCGCGTGATTTGCCGATTCGTGCAGCTATTTCCAATTCGTTTGGTTTTGGTGGTACGAATGGTTCACTGGCGTTTAAACGCTTTGAGGATTAA
- the acpP gene encoding acyl carrier protein encodes MDNNIEQRVKKIVAEQLGVSEAEVKNESSFQEDLGADSLDTVELVMALEEAFGCEIPDEEAEKITTVQQAIDFVGAHLN; translated from the coding sequence ATGGATAATAATATCGAACAACGTGTGAAAAAGATTGTTGCAGAACAATTAGGCGTGAGTGAAGCTGAAGTAAAAAATGAATCTTCTTTCCAGGAAGATTTGGGTGCTGACTCACTGGACACCGTTGAATTGGTAATGGCTCTGGAAGAAGCTTTTGGTTGCGAAATTCCGGACGAAGAAGCTGAAAAAATTACTACCGTACAACAAGCTATCGACTTTGTTGGCGCTCACTTGAATTAA